In a single window of the Deltaproteobacteria bacterium genome:
- a CDS encoding amidohydrolase, producing MKDGFKVIDADRHILEPTDLYQRYLPEKFKKRVHLAGPNQTVREVDGKPVSDSSIRPNRSMEDFGYIFASSKAWRECFADAYANKFDPASNLRDMDREGIDISVLFPTIGLYIMWRDDIDPELSAAICRAYNTWLADYCDHNRKRLYGVMLIPLQDPKLAVEEVKYAREKLGHVGIFWRPNKMCGRTFASPDYYPIYDVCSELGVTICVHEGARTVLPQAGNDRYSEFGRHVACHPLEQMLASLNFCADGILEKFPKLKVAHLESGCGWAPFWLERMDEHWEHESHGSAKLTKEKPSYYFKRQCWISSEAGEELTPVFCEHVGDDYLMIATDYPHSDAIGKFPDKTVGAISGNEKISKASRAKILWDNPTKAFGLGA from the coding sequence ATGAAAGACGGATTTAAAGTCATCGACGCCGACCGACATATTCTAGAGCCGACCGATTTGTATCAGAGATATTTGCCTGAAAAGTTCAAAAAACGGGTCCACCTTGCGGGTCCGAACCAGACGGTCCGCGAAGTCGATGGCAAGCCGGTCTCGGATTCTTCGATTCGTCCGAACCGGAGCATGGAAGATTTCGGTTATATCTTTGCTTCTTCAAAAGCGTGGCGCGAATGCTTCGCCGATGCTTACGCCAACAAGTTCGATCCGGCGTCCAACCTGCGTGACATGGATCGCGAGGGCATCGACATCAGCGTGCTGTTTCCGACCATCGGCCTATACATCATGTGGCGTGACGACATCGATCCCGAGCTGAGCGCGGCGATCTGCCGGGCCTATAATACTTGGCTCGCCGATTACTGCGACCACAATCGTAAACGGCTCTATGGCGTTATGTTGATCCCACTGCAGGATCCCAAGCTCGCGGTGGAAGAGGTTAAGTACGCGCGCGAGAAATTGGGCCATGTGGGTATCTTCTGGCGGCCAAACAAAATGTGCGGGCGGACTTTTGCCAGCCCTGACTACTATCCGATTTACGATGTCTGTTCGGAGTTGGGCGTGACCATTTGCGTGCATGAGGGCGCGCGCACGGTGCTGCCGCAGGCGGGCAACGATCGCTACAGTGAATTCGGGCGCCATGTTGCTTGCCATCCGCTGGAACAGATGCTCGCTTCCTTGAACTTCTGCGCCGACGGCATTTTGGAGAAATTCCCCAAACTGAAAGTCGCGCACCTGGAATCCGGCTGCGGTTGGGCGCCCTTCTGGCTTGAGCGCATGGACGAGCACTGGGAACATGAGTCGCACGGCTCGGCGAAACTGACCAAAGAAAAACCGAGCTACTATTTCAAACGGCAATGCTGGATCAGCTCGGAAGCGGGCGAAGAGCTGACGCCGGTGTTCTGCGAGCACGTCGGCGACGACTATTTGATGATCGCCACCGATTATCCGCACAGCGATGCCATCGGGAAATTCCCCGACAAGACCGTGGGTGCCATCAGTGGCAACGAGAAAATCTCCAAAGCCTCGCGCGCCAAGATTCTCTGGGACAATCCGACCAAGGCATTCGGCTTGGGGGCGTAG
- a CDS encoding AAA family ATPase — MAGTKKRGGTTSRTAPGPSRTGSPFLRQVTHREEKWNRGQWPFNISAFSQGIDLHLRNKVTFFVGENGRGKSTLLEAIAECCGFDPQGGNRDHNIEAFRERSALAQALSLSWLPKVTEGFFLRAESFYNFATYLDQVSNLRAYGGKSLHAQSHGESFLALFVNRFEQGLYLLDEPEAALSPQRQLSFLKIIHDLAEPGHAQFLIATHSPIILSYPGAALFSLDGDSIREIAYSETEHYRVTRDFLNAPERFLKRLFEEPEE, encoded by the coding sequence ATGGCTGGAACGAAGAAGCGTGGCGGCACGACGAGCAGAACCGCGCCCGGTCCATCGCGCACCGGGTCGCCGTTTCTGCGCCAGGTGACGCATCGCGAGGAAAAATGGAACCGTGGGCAATGGCCGTTCAACATCAGCGCGTTCTCGCAGGGGATCGATCTCCATTTGCGCAACAAAGTGACGTTCTTCGTCGGCGAGAACGGCCGCGGCAAATCGACCCTTCTGGAAGCGATCGCCGAATGCTGCGGTTTTGACCCCCAAGGCGGCAACCGCGATCACAACATCGAAGCGTTTCGCGAGCGCTCTGCGCTGGCCCAGGCGCTGAGCCTTTCGTGGCTGCCAAAAGTTACCGAAGGGTTCTTTTTGCGCGCCGAGAGCTTTTACAATTTCGCGACGTACCTCGACCAAGTCTCCAATCTGCGCGCCTATGGCGGCAAGTCGCTGCACGCGCAATCGCACGGCGAATCGTTCTTGGCGCTGTTTGTAAACCGTTTCGAGCAGGGTCTCTATCTGCTCGACGAGCCGGAAGCCGCGCTGTCGCCGCAGCGGCAGTTGTCGTTTCTCAAAATCATCCATGATTTGGCAGAGCCGGGCCACGCGCAGTTTCTTATCGCGACGCACTCGCCAATTATTTTGAGCTATCCGGGCGCTGCGCTATTCAGTCTGGATGGGGATTCGATCCGAGAAATCGCCTACAGCGAGACCGAGCATTATCGGGTGACACGTGACTTTCTCAATGCCCCGGAGCGGTTCCTCAAACGACTCTTCGAAGAGCCCGAAGAGTAG